The bacterium DNA window ATTCGTTTACCTATAATCTCGTCCAGTACCTGGGCGAACTCGGCGCCGAACTCACCGTCCACCGCAACGACAGGATCACGGTCGATCAGGTCGAGGCGCTGGCTCCGGGGGGTATTGTCATTTCTCCGGGCCCGGGCACGCCGGAAGACGCGGGCATCTCGCTCGAGCTGCTGCGCCGCCTGGGGCCGCGCATCCCCGTGCTGGGGGTCTGCCTGGGCCACCAGGCGATCGGCCAGGCTTTCGGGGGACGGGTGATCGGAGCGCCCACGCTGATGCACGGCAAGACCAGTCTGGTGAGCCATGACGGCTCCCCGCTGTACGAGGGCCTCTCCAACCCGTTCGAGGCCACGCGCTACCACAGCCTGGTGGTCGAGCGCGAAACCCTCCCCGACTGCCTGAGCGTCACCTCCTGGACCGCGGACGGGATAATCATGGGTCTGCGGCACAGGCAGCACCCGGTCGAGGGCATCCAGTTCCACCCCGAATCGATCCTGACTTTCGAGGGCAAGAAAATGTT harbors:
- a CDS encoding aminodeoxychorismate/anthranilate synthase component II, translating into MILVIDNYDSFTYNLVQYLGELGAELTVHRNDRITVDQVEALAPGGIVISPGPGTPEDAGISLELLRRLGPRIPVLGVCLGHQAIGQAFGGRVIGAPTLMHGKTSLVSHDGSPLYEGLSNPFEATRYHSLVVERETLPDCLSVTSWTADGIIMGLRHRQHPVEGIQFHPESILTFEGKKMLANFLKRLK